The genomic window TTCACTATCATCAGCCCGGCATTCTATACCCAAGGCTCCTTGTCCAACAGCGTGGAGAGAGATATTTGCGGGGAGAATTTGATGAACGCGATCGCCCATTCCCAATCTCTCTAACCCTGCTGCTGCCAAAATCAAAGCATCGTATTCGCCTGCATCCAGTTTTGCCAACCGTGTAATCAAATTTCCCCGCACATCTTTAAATGTAAAGTGGGGGAAGTGGTGGCGCAATTGTGCTAACCGCCGCAGAGAAGATGTACCGATGACTGCACCCTCTGGTAAAGTATCGATTTGTTTATCTTTGTGCTTTTCATGCACCACTAATGCATCTGCTGGGTTTTCCCGTTCAGTAATTGCTGCCAGTGTTAACCCTTCTGGTAAGTGAGTTGGCAGATCCTTGAGCGAATGAACCGCAAAGTCAATCTCCTGATTGAGCATTCCGACTTCAAGTTCTTTAGTAAAAAGTCCTTTATCGCCAATCTTAGCTAATGCTACATCCAAGATTTTATCGCCTTGGGTAGACATCGTGTGGACTTCAAAAGTGATATCAGGAAAGCTTTTCTGGAGTTGCTCTTGTACCCAGTAGGTTTGAACCAGAGCAAGTTGGCTTTTGCGTGAACCAATCCGAATAGTGCGTGGGGGACTAGAAACAGCTGAAGTCATAAAACAATATACCAGTAAGCGATTAATTCACTTTCATCTAGACTACCGTAGTCAGGGACACATACTAATTTTAGGTTTTGGATTTTGGATTTTGGATTACAATTCTTTACCAAAGGCTGGTTTTAGGAATCTCCACACTACTACTTGCTACAGCATTTCGTTAACTTTGTAGCGAATTAAATTTGGCAATACCCTCCAATGCCAATGCGTCTACTGACAATACTAATGCGTCTACTGACAATGCCAATGCGTCTACTGACAATGCCAATGCGTCTGCTGACAATGCCAATGTGTCTGCTGACAATACTAATGCGTCTGCTGACAATGCCAATGCGTCTGCTGACAATGCCAATGCGTCTGCTGACAATGCCAATGCGTCTGCTGACATTAAAAACGAACTCTTGAGTCCGCTGTTGAAGGCAGTGTTCTAATTCAGCGTTGAGTGTTTGTAGCTGTTTGTAAAGTTCTGATTGTTGGATGGCGATCGCCTTGTTGCATTCAGCCAGTGGCGAAGGTTGATAAACTAGATGCAGGACTTTCGCAATAGCAGAAGTAATGAGTGTTGCAAAATCCGCATCCCTAACCCTAGAGGAGTTTCTGAAGTTACCAGAAACAAAGCCTGCAAGTATTTATATTGATGGTGAGATTATCCAGAAACCAATGCCGAAAACCCGCCACTCCCGACTTCAGGCTAAGTTGATTAATGGGATTAATGAAGTCACAGAGGAGAGGCAAATCGCTTATGCTTTTCCAGAGTTACGTTGTACTTTTGGTGGTCGGTCAATTGTTTCAGATGTGGCGGTTATTTGTTGGCAACAAATTGAGTTTGACGATAACGGAGAACCTGTAGATGATGTGCTAATTGCTCCAAACTGGACAATTGAAATTCTCTCTCCAGATCAGAGTTCCAATCGGGTTACAAGCAAGTAATATCTTGCACTGCCTAAAATATGGTTTTCAGCTTGGATGGTTGATTGATCCAGATGACCGCTCAGTTCTCGTTTTTCAACCATATCAACAACCAGAATTTTGTCATAAAGCAGATAGGTTGGCTGTTCTAGATGGTATTGATTTAGAACTGACAGTAGAACAGGTATTTGGCTGAGTAACAATTTTTATCGAATTAAGGGTCGGCTTTGATATATTCCTGTAACTGTTGAGTACGTAATTTGGTAGAATTTTCTAAACAACCAAAATAAATGGTTGGGGCAATACTTCCTCCCTCATATCTGCTTCTCTCTAACTCACAATTGGTATCTCGAAACTTGATCCATGCTACTTGTGCAGCAATCAATTTCTGTTTCCTAGAGCTTTCTAAAGTAGATAGCAATTGTTGATAAACTCGATTCAGCTTTTTATCTGCATTCTGATAAGATAACTTCGTGCATTCATTAATTGCTGCTTGAGTTTGAGGATTATTGCAGTTAAGCCTTTGAACTAAGCGCATTGGTAAATCAGGCGTTGTGCCTGCTATTGTCATGGTGGGGGTATTTAAACTACTCAGAGTTAGAATACTTGCCAAAACTAGTAATAATTGACGCATGGCAAAATTTTTATTGTTTAGGTATAGACAAAAGATACCAAAACACGCGTCAGCATTGGTGTGTTCCAACGTAGAATACTTCTAAACTTTTTAGAAAAGGTAAACCAGCCGTCAGATGGAAGTCGAAATTTCACAACAATGCTAAAAATAATTTGGTATTTTAGTAATCTAAGTTTAGCTTTTATATTTTATGAATCGTTCCGCCTGCCTCATTTTCAATCCAGTTGCGGGTCAGGGTGACCCAGATTTAGAGCTGGCAGAAATTCGGACAATATTAGAGCCAGAGATTGACCTAGATATTTATCTCACAACTGAAGAAATCGGCGCTGACGAACTGGCCTATGCAGCGGTAGCGAGGGGTGTAGATGCAATCATTGCTTCGGGGGGAGATGGCACCCTTTCAGCGGCGGCAGCGGCTTTAGTGGGTACAGAGATTCCATTTGGGATCATTTCCCGAGGAACAGCAAACGCTTTTGCCACAGCTTTAGGAATTCCTGACACGATCGCAGCTGCGTGTCACACAATTTTGCAGGGAGGAACCCGCAGTGTAGACGTAGCCTATTGCAACGATCAACCAATGGTACTCCTAGCAGGTATTGGCTTTGAAGCTGAAACTGTAGAATTGGCAGACCGAGACGCCAAGAATCGCTTTGGAATGATGGCCTACGTCTTAGCTGGAATTCAGCAACTGAGAAACTTAAAAAACTTTGATGTTGAAATTGAAACTGAGGACAAAATAATTAAAACTAGCGCCTGTGCAGTAACAGTAGCAAATGCTGCACCTGCCACTTCTGTCTTAGCTCAGGGCCCAGCAGGTCTGGTTTATGATGATGGGCTACTAGATTTAACGATTGTAGCTTCAGTTAATAAGGCAGGAGCGATCGCAGCTACATTTCATCTATTTCAAACGGCTTCTACAGGTAACGCCGTAGAACGGGATGATATTGGCTTCCTGCGAGCCAAACAATTTAAAATTACGACTAATCCACCACAAAAGGTTGTTCTAGATGGTGAGATAGTGGGCACAACTCCAGTAGAAATTAAGTGTGTTCCAGCAGGCTTGAAAATTTTTGTGCCATTAGTAGAAGAAGTTGAGCCTACCGAAAAACTAGAGGGACTCCCCAACCTGACTATTGAGATGAAAGACACAGTAGGAGAATAAGGGCATGGGGCATGGGGGAGCCACTGCGTTGTCCGGGTTTCCCGGCTTGTACCCCTACGGGGATCTTGCTAGCAAGATCCCCGTAGGAGAAGCAAGTGGCATCAAGGGGAGAGACTTGCTACAACCTTGCTCCCCTGTCCCCTTTAATAGAAGATTCAGGAGTAGGTTGCATTGAAACTTGTATCTGATCCAGCGATCGCTAACAAAATTAGTAAAATGAATCAGCGGGTACGGTGGCAAGATCCGTTAATTGTGGAACGGAACATCGACCAAACTCGGCTGGTGTTGGAAGATGGTCAAACAGACAATTCTGAGTTTTCATTTTTAGTTGTAGGTGATAGTGGTTCCGGCCAGCACCGGGGACACAATCCCCAGCGACAGGTGGCTGAACTGATGCTGCCCCATCACAACGAATCCCGTTTTATGCTGCACATGGGGGATGTGGTCTATTTAGTGGGGTCGAGTGAATACTACCAGCAGAACTTCATCCAGCCTTACCGAGAGTTTATCTTGGGCGGAGAGCATCCCAGACGGATTGCCTATGACCAGATGATTTTTAAGCTGCCCATTCTACCTGTACCGGGAAATCACGATTACTATAACTTGCCGATTTTATTGAGCTTGGCATCTCTAACAACATTACCCATTCGTGGCCTGTTGCGATCGCGGTTAGACCTAGATGTGGGCTTGCATGGCTCAGGAACCGGTGACGCTTACGCACGGGCATTTCTGGACTATCTAAAAGCGTTTCAGCTTTCAGGAGAGTTAAATCATCATTTAGATCAGTACTACACAGCCAAGACAGATACAGGTCGTTGTCTTAGCTATGAACCTGGGCACTTCACCCGCCTTCCCAATCGCTACTATACTTTCCGCTATGGCGGTATAGATTTCTTTGCTTTGGATTCTAATACATTTAACGATCCACCACCGCTACCTAAAACAAAAAAAGGTGACGCTGATCGCAAAGTCTTAGAAAAACGCCGTGAAGATTTAGAGCAAGAAAAGCTGCAAATCGTTGAAACCTCAGCCAAGCTTCGTCCAGAAAACCCCACCGAAGCCGACCAATTAGACGACTTCCACGCCAAGCTGTCACAAATTGAAGAAATTATTATTGATATCGATAAGCAACTAGCTGCTGATAAAAGAACGCTGACTGATACTGAACAACTGGAGTGGCTGAAGCGAAGATTAATTGAATCTTGGAATACTGCTGAAGTTCGCGGAAGGGTGATTTATTTCCATCATCCTCCCTATGTAACTGAGGCGACAAAGTGGCAACAAGCACAAACTCTGATAATTCGCGATCGCTTCCGTGATGTGCTGGATGCGGTAGCCAAAGAAATAGGTTCCCTAACTCAGGGGCGTCCTTTGGTTGATTTGGTATTAAACGGTCACGCGCACTGCTTGGAACATCTGGAAACAATGGATACGGGACACGCTGATTCTCATATTCACTGGATTATTTGTGGTGGTAGTGGATTTAGTTTGCGACGCCAGCGGATTGAGGGAGCAGATTTGATGGAGACTTTTGGGAACGAAAATAGATTAGTGGCGCGATCGCATCTCTTCATTGGTCGCAACGGTCAAGGTTTTCAGAAGCGACGACCTTACTCAGGTTTACGCATTGACGTTAAAGGCGAAGATCATCCCAAGTTCATTGTCCGTCCCTTGGTTGCTGAATGGCATCAGCGGCAATGGCATAATCGGGAACTTGAGCCGTTGATCATCTAGTAACATAATTCTGGAAATATTAGCCCATATAAGTAGAGACGCAATCATTGCATCTCTACTAACTGCCTATTTAGCCTTATTACGTGTAATTGCACCCAGCAAAAGCATAGTTGTTAATTAAATTATTCCTGGGCCTCTACCGCGTTTGTCACCCTTTTCTGTCAACTTGCCTTCCTCGTCGTCTTGATTAACTTCTGCAAGTTCTTCAGCACGTGCTGCCTTTTCTTCTGCTGCTTGTTGGCGTGCATCACCCGGTACTTCGTAGTACATTTCCGGTTCAACTGCATAGTTGTTAGACAAACCTTCTTGGTCTACGGTATAGCCGTCAGTGGTGCGTATACTTTCTGAATCAGTTTGATCATCGGTAGATGCATCTGCCTCTTTTTCTTCTGTAGGGAGTGTTTTATACTCATCTCCTTCTCTTTCCATTCGAGCAGCTATTTCAGCTGGGATAATGCCGCGATCGTATGTATTTACTTCGGCTCTATCAGATGAATCTATACCTTTATTAACTCCTTCATTAGCCATAAATTATGTCCTCTTAAAGAATGTATTAAATAACTTCAAAAACCAGATTAGGCTGTTTTTCATCTCAAATCTACTATCTTTAGAAGTGATTTAAATTTAAAAATAATCTTATATTCTCTATCTTTGGATGTATCCAAAAAACTAATATTAAGTCAGGTTAAATACTGATAATTTACATTAATTGCGTAGAACAAGGGTTTTGGCTGAAGTTGACACTGACATCAATGAACATTATTCTGCCCCTACTGCCTTTTGCATGTAAAATAGGATAGTTACAAAATTCTCTACTTTTTAGAGAAGTCGGGAATGTGAAGCTTTGGATTGGATATATTTAATTAGCAAATCATACCCACTACTATGCTGAGGCTAGTACAGCTTCGTGTAAATCCTAGCTACCATCTCAATTAACAAGACAAGGGGCTTAAGCCCCTTGTTAAAGGTAGATAAACTTCCGCCATAGTGTACTACTTTAATGATTTGGAAATTTATCCGCCTAAAAACTGGCTTTTTAGTGATTGAATTTCATCCGCTAATTCTTGCCGAGTTGAAGCCTTCAGTAGATAACGGAAAATGAACCATGTGGCGTAACTAATTCCAATTAACTCAAAGAGTAGTGATAGTAGTGGAGTCCCATTGATTGCATCCAGGACTGCTAGTACTATCTTGGCTGTAACAATCGCCGCCAAAATTAAAGCCACAGTTATTAGAGGCTGCTTGTAGTCCTGAAAAAAGCTACTTAAGTATTCGGGTAATTGCTCCAAAAATTCAGAAACTTGTCTGCTAATTTGCTGCAATTGAGATTCCGGTTGAGCTGCTGGTGGTAACTTTGGCAAGTTTGCTGTATCTACACCTTTAAGTGCTAGCGTATTTTGTGATAAGGATGCATTGATGGATTCACGTTGCTGTTGTTCAGTTTCCATAGTTTTTATTTTCGGGAAGTACAAGAGTTTCTATAACT from Nostoc sp. UHCC 0926 includes these protein-coding regions:
- the hemC gene encoding hydroxymethylbilane synthase, with the protein product MTSAVSSPPRTIRIGSRKSQLALVQTYWVQEQLQKSFPDITFEVHTMSTQGDKILDVALAKIGDKGLFTKELEVGMLNQEIDFAVHSLKDLPTHLPEGLTLAAITERENPADALVVHEKHKDKQIDTLPEGAVIGTSSLRRLAQLRHHFPHFTFKDVRGNLITRLAKLDAGEYDALILAAAGLERLGMGDRVHQILPANISLHAVGQGALGIECRADDSELLSLLKVIEHPQTRDRCLAERSFLRSLEGGCQVPIGVNTEISGENLTLTGIVASVDGQKLVKDTVTGIANNAEGLGIELAELLRQQGAQEILSEIFAVIQRGS
- a CDS encoding lysozyme inhibitor LprI family protein; the protein is MRQLLLVLASILTLSSLNTPTMTIAGTTPDLPMRLVQRLNCNNPQTQAAINECTKLSYQNADKKLNRVYQQLLSTLESSRKQKLIAAQVAWIKFRDTNCELERSRYEGGSIAPTIYFGCLENSTKLRTQQLQEYIKADP
- a CDS encoding YegS/Rv2252/BmrU family lipid kinase — protein: MNRSACLIFNPVAGQGDPDLELAEIRTILEPEIDLDIYLTTEEIGADELAYAAVARGVDAIIASGGDGTLSAAAAALVGTEIPFGIISRGTANAFATALGIPDTIAAACHTILQGGTRSVDVAYCNDQPMVLLAGIGFEAETVELADRDAKNRFGMMAYVLAGIQQLRNLKNFDVEIETEDKIIKTSACAVTVANAAPATSVLAQGPAGLVYDDGLLDLTIVASVNKAGAIAATFHLFQTASTGNAVERDDIGFLRAKQFKITTNPPQKVVLDGEIVGTTPVEIKCVPAGLKIFVPLVEEVEPTEKLEGLPNLTIEMKDTVGE
- a CDS encoding metallophosphoesterase family protein — encoded protein: MKLVSDPAIANKISKMNQRVRWQDPLIVERNIDQTRLVLEDGQTDNSEFSFLVVGDSGSGQHRGHNPQRQVAELMLPHHNESRFMLHMGDVVYLVGSSEYYQQNFIQPYREFILGGEHPRRIAYDQMIFKLPILPVPGNHDYYNLPILLSLASLTTLPIRGLLRSRLDLDVGLHGSGTGDAYARAFLDYLKAFQLSGELNHHLDQYYTAKTDTGRCLSYEPGHFTRLPNRYYTFRYGGIDFFALDSNTFNDPPPLPKTKKGDADRKVLEKRREDLEQEKLQIVETSAKLRPENPTEADQLDDFHAKLSQIEEIIIDIDKQLAADKRTLTDTEQLEWLKRRLIESWNTAEVRGRVIYFHHPPYVTEATKWQQAQTLIIRDRFRDVLDAVAKEIGSLTQGRPLVDLVLNGHAHCLEHLETMDTGHADSHIHWIICGGSGFSLRRQRIEGADLMETFGNENRLVARSHLFIGRNGQGFQKRRPYSGLRIDVKGEDHPKFIVRPLVAEWHQRQWHNRELEPLII
- a CDS encoding CAAD domain-containing protein, giving the protein METEQQQRESINASLSQNTLALKGVDTANLPKLPPAAQPESQLQQISRQVSEFLEQLPEYLSSFFQDYKQPLITVALILAAIVTAKIVLAVLDAINGTPLLSLLFELIGISYATWFIFRYLLKASTRQELADEIQSLKSQFLGG